From the Lathyrus oleraceus cultivar Zhongwan6 chromosome 3, CAAS_Psat_ZW6_1.0, whole genome shotgun sequence genome, the window GCATGGGCTTGCGTTTTGCTTGCTTTTTGCACCCCATGCCTGCCATACACCCCCTGGTTTTGTTATTTCACAtcattttcatttattttattttttcaattgattttaattgttttttatatgatttaattttttttggaattttgCATTCAATTTAATTTGTAAGATTTAATACATTGATTTGTTTAGttagttttatttatttaatcatataaataaaaatttaaataaaatttaattagaatttaattagatatTAGTTAGGTTTTGATTAATTTGCAACTTAGGGTTTAGAAGTTGATCCCTATTGATTGATCCATTGTATGATGACACTTTTGCCCTTAGGTTTTAGAAATTCTAAACCATTCACATGTTCCCTTAGTTTTAGGGTATGTTTATAATAAATATTAGTGTAAAATGATTAATTCATAAAGATTTCTAGATCCTCATTTCTTTGTACATAATTCAATTGATTTTCATTCCCACTGATTGAGTTGATCAAAGTTCACTTTGATCAACCCAATCCTTTGATCTGTGCTCATTCTTTAAGCCTACACAAGTGATaaaaagacccttggtcacttgatAAGGCAAACCCCTTATGTTGAAGCTTCATTTGAAGCTTAAGACTTCAAACTCAAGTtcaagatcaagacttcaagtcaGTACAAGTCGTTCACAGTGCAAGCAGACTGGACTACCATTCAAGCATAACAAAGGTGTGTTAACACTTGTCAATCACGATTCAAGTTgtgtgccatgagccttaagaaatagagaaggtATGATATGGAGCATTCATATCCTTATTTggaatatctttgggtacgagacgaatgacccaattgctcagagtattcacctttattcatagacttcAGTACAATTTGAAAcaaatgattgtcaagtctctTTATTCATAGACAACACTTCATCATAAGGAGTAACAAGGATATTCTTCTTCAACAGCTTGCCAGTTGTGATGATTATCACATGCCATGATCCTTAAGTAGTAAAGAAATGACGAGAAGGATCattcatatcctcattctgaatatctttgggtatgagaCGAATGATCTAGTTACTCAGAGTATTCATCTTTACTCATAGACTTTGGCGTGGTTCAAGTCAAAATGACTTCCAAGTCTTGTGCAACATCATTCTCATTTCTCATCAGTGATATATTATCTTCTTGGGACTAAATACAACATTTCTTAAGATTCCATATATACCTTCATATACCTTTGGGCCAATAACCAATGCCCAACTTTGAACAAAGAGTTATTTATCTTGATAAATCaacattttattttgttttatttttggCCAATAGGCCTGCTTTACTCTTTGGTTCATAGTTAATTCCTTTATGAATTCAAACAATACCATTATCTCTTAGTTTCGATTTATATCTTTCATCACCCCTCTCAATGTGATCATTCATCTTAGTGATATACTGTTTCCTTGAACCAAATACCATTTTCCTTTggattccatatatacccttCAGTCTAATAACTAATGCCCATCtttgaaccaagagttgtttgtaTTGATAAACATAAATTtcattttgtttcctttttagCCAATATGCCTGCTTTACTCTTTGGTTCATAGTTAATTCCTTTATGAGTTTCTGCAATGCCATTGTCTtttggtacaagttatacttttcgTCACTTCTGTCAAATCTTTCAGTTCTTTTCTGTcttagttctatgaactacggagctaTAAATTTCTaattgcacgatgagaatacgtaggcacaagggttcAGATCCTTGGCGAGCATATTTATTACTTTTCTCCTTTATCCTATCATCCAcctttcatcatacatcattcaataTCTTCAACCTTCAAATCATTCACCCCAGTGATATACTTTCTCTTTGAACTAAATATAATCTTTCTTTGGACCACTTACATACTTTTGGGCCAATGACCAATGTCTGCCCATGAATCAAGAACTTTCCCTTTGTTTACTTACTTTGCAACCTTATATAGGCAAAACCCTTTGTTTTTTGCTTGATTCTAACTTTTCTCATTGGTTCAGACATACCTGCTTTATGggttcaaacaacattatcctttgCTTCAAACTATACCTTTATCACAATTTCTTTCATCTCCCACCTTTAGTTAtatgaactacgaagctctaaattccttatttcactataaggatacataCGCATGAGGTCCCTAATCCTCACTGAGCACTTTGTTTATTCCTTTCTTTTTCCCATTTATCCTTTTGCGAGTAACCTTTAAAGAGTAACACCCATTCAAGTAAAGAATAATCAAAACGGTTCTTGTTGAGTATAACAaatgtgaggggtgttaatacctgCCCCCTGCATATCTGgcttccttaccctttttctcttcccctatgttttatcgatgttttctctttccttcagaaataaataaagttcgatgacaactctattgtatcttcgagcgtgcgatgcgctcgggtatttttcgcgTAGCTTCACTTTGCCAAAATATGGAAAAAAGGGGGAGTAATGATAGTTGTAGTCGACTTGATGAGCAACCTAACTAGTCACTGATTATAGAGCATTAATGTATGCTGATATGTTGATACTGACATGTTTCACATGTTGGAGCATCTGGCCTAACATCTGACCTTTGAGCATATGTGAGCTGATCTATTAATTGTGTATGAACTCTGATGTTCTGATGACTGTCTATAGTAGTAGTCGTGTATGCTGACTGACCTGACTGACCCAATTGACTGACTTTATGGAACAttgtgtttgatccattttcTAATGTAGGAAGCACTTTACTTATGTGTTACTTTTGTTGCTGCTATTGTTTACTCTATGTGTTTGCTTGTGGTGTGCTTATGTTGCTCAATTTGTTTTGCACATCTTGTAAGTTGTGATATAGTTGTTTTGACGACATTTATAAAGGGGGAGATTGTTATTCCTTTTGTATTTACTATATTATGCAAAAAGAAACATGGAGTGTTCAAGCTATTTTTGTGAAGAAGGACACACGTGAGACCAAATGTTTCAGATGGTGTGCAACATTTTGCCTTTGTCAGCATACCATGATGAACGTTATTATGAACGTAATTTATAGGTAGGTGTCAATGATATTTACTGCAGATTTGTTGCCATCTTTTGCCAATGTATTTATGTaaatttatttgattaaattagacatgatcaaatcaatttaaatggagatttaaatttgaatcaaattaaatatttttggaggatatttgaaaaacaaatattaataaaaaatatcCTACAATTTGGACGTGATAAAATGCCCATTAGAAAAGCCCATAGTTTTTGTTGATATTTAAGGAGACTCAAACCTACTGTTTGAAGGATGCAAGGATTGAAGATTCTTTGTGTTGCGGTtttatttgagtcattttttGTGTTGTTATTTGTACACCACTCTATCGCTTTCATTCATATCTTAAAGCATATAGTTTAGTTTGTTTAGTTGAGTTGTAACTCAATATTCTGGAAACTAATTATTATAGTGATCACTTGGGATTAGTGATCGAGAGAATGTGAGAGGGACTATGATATTTAGGGGGATtcctaaatagaaagtcattgAGATTAGGAAGAGACATTGAATAACATGTAATTATTGCTTATATAAGATTAATTATACTAATTCAaaatagtggatttcctttcttgggttggAAGCCCCCAAAATGTAGGTGAGGTTGCATGAAACTGAATTAACAATTTTTTATGTTCTTTTATTGCTTTATCATTTATTATCTCGTTCATCAATAACCTGTCAATTCTGGTTTAAGATGTTGAACACACTGGCTTAAGCATCTGGTTTAACATCTATCCCTTTAAGAACAAAATTTCAGATAGAAAGCATACAATCATCAACGGTAATATGCTAAGATTGTAATGATCGTGATGTCCTTTGAGTTGTAGAAAGTGTGTATGACTTAAAGTTTattcctctctctctctctctctctctctctctcttgttAGAGGGAAAGTATTTATAGAGGCTCTCTTGGGCATGGATTGTAGAATTAGTGGGCGGTTAAGCCCCACCTTCATGACCAATGAAGTGGTAAATGGAAAACTTAGTCTTTCTAGAATTATGGAAGGAGTGACTCCTCATATTGATTGACTTTTTTAGTTAGTCCTTGTGGGCCCATGTCACCACCCATGTTTACTGGGCGACTAGGACAATGGGAGCCCAATTGGTCGGATTGTATTGCTGCCTCTAGACAATCTCTTGGCCCATTCTGACCGTATATGGGTTTCGTCAGGTGACTCAACCCTCTGTTGGCCTTCTTCGCGTTTACTTAACCTGTCCCCTTTTGGGACCCAATAAAAATATAACACTACATatttcataaaaataaaaagtCAAAATTTACTATTAGGGGGAATACAAAAATGTACCTCCGTAACCTGATACGCAGATGCATCTCCAGATCAATTTAGGAAAATGAGTGTGTCTAAGTTATGAATTCACGAGGTGCGTATATTGTTAATACAAAAATGTATATCTAGATCAATTTAAAGCAAAATTAACGTGTCTAAGTTAGGATTGTATGGAGTGCACATAAGGTGTGGTTCATTTGCACATGTATTTGGTATGAATAAATATGACCAAATATTCATTTCCAAATTACCATAGCATTTTCTGATTTACTTAGGTGCTTTTTCCACCCTTGCAGTCCCATTATTTTTCACTACAACTAAAAACTTAAAATAATTTCCCCTTTTCCAGCCCCTTGCTTTATACTTACATCACACTTCTCGTCCTCGAAAATGCCACTCTTTAATTTTCTCAACTCTTCATCAAACAAAACCGAAATCCAAACTAAACCATAGTATTTGAGTCAGACTTTTTTCAGTTCGAGCAAAATCAAACCAAACAAATAAAATTCAATGTTAATTGTTTTCAACAACGAATTTCTAAAATTCTACCGGCAAACCTGTCTATCCGAATCAAACatattaatttatataatttatGTCATAATTATCACAAAAACTAATATAAGATATAAaacttttaaaaaataaaaataaaacgTTGACATTCACAATTTATAttgaaaaacgaaaaaaaattaagaattttatattaatataaaaaattaatttgtgtattttttaaaaatagttttGGAGATTTATTTCTAATATATTCTATCAATCCAACCAAAACTACTCTATTATTTTTCGATCTTCAATTTGAattttattgaaaaaaatgtaAAAATCTAATCCAAATCAATACATCTTTTATATATCTAGACATTGAATTTTCTCAAAACCAAACAAAAGCTTTGCAGGAATACTCTAATTTCATTTGCACGTTCTCCAAACTGCCACAATAGACATGGAAACCCTACAATCATCCCCCTCTCTTTCCTTGTAATCGCGCCGCCCAAAAACGCCGCCCTACCGGACCCAACACCGCCTCGCATAGCTCTCCGTCGCTTCCCGGTAAGTTCTCTTCATCAAATCTCTTATGGCTAATTTGTCGGTCGAAAATGGAACCCTATAGTCTTCACACTTGATCCTAATGTTTTTCTTTCAGTCTATCAACTCGACGCGTAGTTTAGCTGCTGGATAGTTGTGTTAGTGGTTTATGATGTTAGTTTCCCCATTTCATTTTCTACCCTAAATCTGTTTGATTAAATGCCTACTGAGCATGGTTCATTCATAATTGAATTTAGGGCTTCTACATTCGGTACTTCCCTTCATTTCTTATGCGTAAATAAATTCACTTTTTTAATCACTCATTCTGTTTAAATCATTGCAGATTTTGCTTTCATGATCTTACACTTCTATTCAATATTTATCTTTCTTTTCCATCCCTTTTTGTTTGTGTATGATCACACTATGGTTCTATTTTAAATGCTCATGTTTCACTGTATAACATTTATTGTTATGAAATTGAATGGGTAATTTATTTACTGTGGCAGCTTCTTTTGGGTTAGAAATCATGAATAACATTGCGGGGAGACCTCTTAATGAagatgatgaggaagatgaagttaATGAGGATGGACTTGAAGCATGGGAGAGAGCTTATACAGAAGATAGATCATGGGAATCTTTGCAGGAGGATGAATCTGGACTTCTCCGTTCTATCGATACTACAGCCATTCAACATGCTCAGTATCGTAGGCGCCTTCGTGCCCTTGCTTCAAATGCAGCTAGTGCACGAATTCAAAAGGGTTTGATACGATACTTATACATTGTTGTCGACTTGTCCAAGGTATTGTTTTTATTACTTCACAGTTTCTGTGTTGGTCTTTAAGTCATTTGTCATGGACGGTTGCATTGATTACTTGTAAATTGGGGTACAATTGGAGGAGGGATATGTTGGTACAATTCACGAATTAGCGACATGGTTAAATTTACTAGGTTTTCTTCCAATATCTTCTAAAATTTATTTTACATATgctttttgaatttttttaaaatcttttttcTTTATAAGTATATTTATACTTGTTCAATAAGCTAGCACTTAACAGCTGAAACTCAAAACTTTACTAGTAACTAGATTATTCGCCGGCACGCGCAAAGCAGCACTTATGCCTGAAATTATATTACAAAATTGTTTATGATCATACAGTTAAAATTTAGAAGTATCTTATTcaatattaatattaatattatattaatgttataatatgtcttttcaatttcATGCTTTGTAATATAACTGTATCTTACATCATGTGAAGGCAGCTTCAGAGAGGGACTTTCGACCTAGTAGAATGGCTGTGATTACAAAGCAGGTGGAGACTTTTATCAGGGAGTTCTTTGATCAGAATCCACTTAGTCATGTTGGTTTGGTGACTACCAAAGATGGGGTTGCTAGCTGCTTGACAGATCTTGGTGGCAGTCCTGAGGCCCACATCAAATCTTTGATGGGTAAACTAGAATGCTCGGGTGACGCCTCCCTACAAAATGCACTAGATCTTGTTCATAGCAATCTAAATCAAATCCCATCATATGGCCATCGAGAAGTTCTGATTTTATATTCGGCCCTCAGTACCTGTGATCCTGGTGATATCATGGAAACTATCCAGAACTGCAAAAAGGGAAAAATGAGATGCTCTGTCATTGGTCTTGCTGCTGAAATGTTTATATGCAAGCATCTTTGCCAAGAAACTGGCGGAACGTACTCCGTTGCACTAGATGAGGTTAGTTTGTTGGTTTTGATTGAACCGTATAGCTGCTGTACAAATACAAATTAATGCTCCTCTTTGAAAATTATTTGAGTTTTTATAATCCGACCATTTTCTGATAAAGTGCTAAGAATATTGCAGATCACCTTAGAACGTGTTTGCATTTCTCAAA encodes:
- the LOC127126449 gene encoding general transcription factor IIH subunit 2; the encoded protein is MNNIAGRPLNEDDEEDEVNEDGLEAWERAYTEDRSWESLQEDESGLLRSIDTTAIQHAQYRRRLRALASNAASARIQKGLIRYLYIVVDLSKAASERDFRPSRMAVITKQVETFIREFFDQNPLSHVGLVTTKDGVASCLTDLGGSPEAHIKSLMGKLECSGDASLQNALDLVHSNLNQIPSYGHREVLILYSALSTCDPGDIMETIQNCKKGKMRCSVIGLAAEMFICKHLCQETGGTYSVALDESHFKELILEHCPPPPAIAEYATANLIKMGFPQRAAEGSVAICTCHEEAKTEGGYTCPRCKVRVCELPTECRICGLTLISSPHLARSYHHLFPIVPFVEISASSQNDPSHRFPNTCFGCQESLLSQGNKPELSVYCPKCKQQFCFDCDIYIHESLHNCPGCESFRHSKSITTAQ